A single region of the Pseudomonas solani genome encodes:
- a CDS encoding metal ABC transporter ATP-binding protein, whose protein sequence is MLQFDALQWGPPARPLAPPLSLALPAGSLTAVVGRNGCGKSSLLRVIAGLQRPLAGRVSVGAAGRGAVGFLQQQQALDRQFPLSPGELAMAGLWRSRLSRAERRRRCKAALADWQLEALADQPLLALSGGELQRALLARLELMDAPLLLLDEPDAALDAEGQAILWQRIARWQREGRTQLVVCHDLEAVRERLPRCLLIRADGCRHGASRVLLPASASQRVA, encoded by the coding sequence ATGCTTCAGTTCGATGCCTTGCAATGGGGGCCGCCTGCGCGGCCGTTGGCGCCGCCGCTTTCCCTGGCGTTGCCGGCCGGCAGCCTCACGGCGGTGGTGGGGCGCAACGGGTGCGGCAAGAGCAGCCTGCTGCGGGTGATCGCCGGTTTGCAGCGCCCTTTGGCCGGGCGGGTGAGCGTCGGGGCGGCGGGCCGGGGGGCGGTGGGCTTTTTGCAGCAGCAACAGGCACTGGACCGGCAGTTCCCCCTCAGCCCGGGGGAGCTGGCGATGGCGGGCTTGTGGCGCAGCCGCTTGAGCCGGGCGGAGCGGCGTCGGCGCTGCAAGGCGGCCCTGGCGGATTGGCAGCTGGAGGCGCTGGCCGACCAGCCGCTGCTGGCGCTTTCCGGCGGGGAGTTGCAGCGGGCCTTGCTGGCGCGGCTGGAGCTGATGGACGCGCCGCTGCTGTTGCTGGACGAGCCCGACGCGGCGCTGGACGCGGAGGGCCAGGCGATTCTCTGGCAGCGCATCGCCCGCTGGCAGCGGGAGGGGCGCACGCAACTGGTGGTCTGCCATGACCTGGAGGCGGTACGCGAGCGCCTGCCGCGCTGCCTGCTGATCCGCGCCGACGGCTGCCGTCATGGCGCCAG
- a CDS encoding reverse transcriptase family protein gives METPIYPNKPIFSMRALALALGEPEALLLKVSNAANYMYRSVPQKKKNGSRRETYDAHEPLKRIQKKIIGRILSRVIFPSYLHGGIKDLASPRSIYSNVKAHLGAQKVVLLDIEDFFPSITVSHVYRIFNEFLKFENEVSAVLAKLTTLKGCVPQGACTSSYLANLVFWDVECLVVDRLTARGLKYSRFADDITISARGEFPDSDVSLVISDVVNMLAAKGCRQKRSKLHVRRRGQAVMRAAGGFEPLTVTGLSVFNFEKPSVSQKERNKIRSSIKKIELLVHAGEPWALLEPLYNRAMGRVGRLIACKHLDGTRLKARLETVKRIYDVESPESFITGLGNATALDDVLLPPWEVT, from the coding sequence ATGGAAACTCCGATTTACCCTAATAAACCAATTTTCTCAATGCGTGCTTTGGCATTAGCTCTCGGTGAGCCTGAGGCCCTGCTTCTGAAAGTTTCCAATGCTGCCAACTATATGTATAGATCTGTTCCCCAAAAGAAGAAGAATGGTAGCAGGCGTGAGACTTATGATGCCCATGAACCTCTGAAGCGTATTCAGAAGAAGATAATTGGAAGAATTCTTAGTCGTGTCATATTTCCCAGTTATTTGCACGGTGGGATAAAGGATTTAGCTTCTCCTCGTAGTATTTACAGTAATGTAAAAGCTCATTTGGGTGCGCAGAAAGTAGTTCTTTTGGATATTGAGGATTTCTTTCCATCAATAACTGTCTCGCATGTTTATCGAATTTTTAATGAATTCTTAAAATTTGAGAATGAAGTGTCAGCGGTGCTTGCCAAGTTAACAACTCTTAAAGGATGTGTTCCCCAAGGGGCATGCACTAGTAGTTATTTGGCGAATTTAGTGTTCTGGGATGTTGAGTGTCTGGTGGTGGATAGGCTGACTGCTAGAGGGCTAAAGTACTCAAGATTTGCGGATGATATAACCATCTCTGCAAGAGGGGAGTTCCCTGATAGTGATGTTAGTCTTGTGATATCTGATGTCGTAAATATGCTTGCGGCAAAGGGGTGTCGTCAGAAGAGGAGTAAGTTACATGTGAGGCGAAGGGGGCAGGCAGTTATGAGGGCAGCAGGAGGATTTGAGCCGCTTACAGTGACTGGTTTATCCGTATTTAATTTCGAAAAACCTAGTGTGAGTCAGAAGGAACGCAATAAAATCCGATCCTCTATTAAGAAAATTGAACTACTAGTTCATGCTGGTGAGCCTTGGGCATTACTTGAGCCGCTCTACAATCGCGCAATGGGTAGGGTTGGGAGATTAATCGCATGTAAGCATTTGGATGGCACTCGTTTGAAGGCTCGTTTGGAGACGGTGAAGAGAATCTATGATGTTGAGTCTCCTGAGTCATTTATAACAGGGTTAGGAAATGCTACTGCACTTGATGATGTTTTATTGCCTCCTTGGGAAGTTACTTAA
- a CDS encoding AAA family ATPase, protein MPAILDIEYEFKKIKLVPDTHKPTTNNIFTIIVGKNGVGKSKILSEIAKTHSHIYTYAYQYKGAPQFSPSSDDAPKIIAASTSPFDKFPSTPRRSNYSDTNYRYIGMRSEGIYNTSSSVALLSSAAKGLLISAQKDENNAQLIEVFSALGFYPGLELIFKPSYIKMKPRDLYLDSTSREQPLLQEIITLEKAFDFTIEDKYIDQLREMPTEVSARILNAIYTISNISNKRKAIRVRLELEKDPKLQKTIYESTETLDALLTLLSSGFIRLMDIVVTKITYGEMSLKRASSGEQCLAVLMLGIAGHITNGSTILIDEPEISLHPKWQEIFMPLLIRAFSKFRDCQFIIATHSPQIISRLGENNCYILSLTRNTIHNSSEFQNRSADFQLAELFDAPGLMNEYIARLAFNLLAKVKSSKTLDADSASNLNKLIELSSNLENNDPTFELIQSVKLVCEHYANNK, encoded by the coding sequence ATGCCAGCCATTCTAGATATTGAATACGAATTCAAAAAAATAAAACTAGTCCCAGACACCCACAAACCTACCACCAACAACATATTTACAATAATTGTTGGAAAAAATGGCGTAGGAAAAAGCAAGATACTTTCAGAAATCGCAAAAACGCACTCTCATATTTACACTTATGCATACCAATATAAAGGAGCTCCTCAGTTTTCGCCATCGTCGGACGACGCGCCGAAAATCATAGCTGCCTCAACTAGCCCCTTTGATAAGTTCCCCTCAACTCCTCGACGATCAAACTATAGCGATACGAATTATCGTTACATTGGAATGCGAAGCGAGGGAATCTACAATACTTCATCTTCAGTAGCCCTACTGTCTTCTGCAGCAAAAGGCTTGTTAATATCAGCTCAGAAAGATGAAAATAATGCTCAACTTATAGAAGTTTTCTCAGCACTAGGGTTTTACCCAGGACTAGAGTTAATTTTTAAACCAAGTTATATAAAAATGAAACCGCGAGATCTTTACTTAGACTCAACAAGCAGGGAGCAGCCACTACTTCAAGAAATCATAACCCTGGAAAAGGCTTTTGATTTCACCATAGAGGACAAATATATTGATCAACTTCGGGAGATGCCAACAGAAGTATCAGCGAGGATCTTAAATGCAATATATACAATCAGCAATATATCCAACAAGCGAAAAGCAATCAGAGTTCGCTTAGAGCTAGAAAAAGATCCTAAACTTCAAAAAACAATCTATGAAAGCACTGAAACGCTCGATGCTTTATTAACCTTACTGAGCAGTGGCTTTATTCGACTAATGGATATAGTCGTAACAAAAATTACTTACGGTGAAATGTCGCTAAAAAGGGCAAGCTCAGGAGAGCAATGCCTAGCGGTTCTAATGCTAGGCATCGCCGGACATATAACAAATGGATCTACAATATTAATTGACGAGCCTGAAATAAGCCTTCACCCGAAGTGGCAAGAAATTTTTATGCCTTTACTGATAAGAGCCTTTTCTAAGTTTCGCGACTGCCAATTCATCATCGCAACTCACTCTCCTCAAATAATATCAAGGCTAGGTGAAAACAACTGCTACATCCTATCATTAACGCGAAATACAATTCACAACTCCAGTGAGTTTCAGAATAGGTCAGCAGACTTTCAACTAGCAGAGTTATTCGATGCCCCAGGCTTGATGAATGAATACATAGCAAGACTAGCCTTTAATTTACTAGCAAAGGTTAAAAGCTCAAAAACTTTAGACGCAGATAGCGCAAGCAACCTAAATAAACTTATAGAACTCTCTAGTAACCTTGAAAACAACGACCCAACCTTCGAGCTGATCCAGTCCGTAAAATTGGTGTGCGAGCACTATGCCAACAATAAATAG
- a CDS encoding DNA-binding protein — MEQSGVVRFSKGARPERMSDFRCAPFCTQQVLAEMCGIEEITEDVVRGWVETRTIPTVKIGRRRVINLHRIRSDLDQGKTVFSAGDYANE; from the coding sequence ATGGAACAGTCTGGAGTAGTGAGGTTCAGCAAGGGCGCAAGGCCCGAGCGAATGAGCGATTTCCGCTGTGCGCCGTTTTGCACGCAGCAGGTGCTGGCTGAAATGTGCGGCATCGAGGAAATCACCGAGGACGTGGTGCGCGGCTGGGTCGAAACCCGAACGATCCCCACCGTGAAGATCGGGCGTCGTCGGGTGATCAATCTCCATCGCATTCGCAGCGACCTGGATCAGGGCAAGACGGTCTTCAGCGCAGGGGACTACGCGAATGAATAG
- a CDS encoding DNA-binding protein has protein sequence MSEGITHRALQLLEMASIKALTEAGSTEYVRWQNIKRGRARMGANEIEILGRVYPQYRWWLITGEVKPDQGQTSPEHDGLIAPPS, from the coding sequence ATGAGCGAAGGCATCACCCACAGGGCGCTCCAGCTGCTTGAGATGGCCAGCATCAAGGCACTGACCGAGGCAGGGAGCACGGAATACGTGCGCTGGCAGAACATCAAGCGCGGCCGCGCCCGGATGGGTGCCAATGAAATCGAGATTCTCGGACGCGTCTATCCCCAGTACCGCTGGTGGCTGATCACCGGCGAGGTGAAACCGGACCAGGGGCAGACCAGCCCCGAACACGACGGTCTGATCGCCCCGCCCTCCTAG
- a CDS encoding acyl-CoA dehydrogenase C-terminal domain-containing protein — protein MPAYRAPLRDMRFVFDEVLDAYTHLQALPSQGEFGTDLGSAILEEAARLAEGVLAPLNSSGDKEGCHYDPATRAVKTPAGFREGYRQFAEGGWTALACPTEFGGQGLPHVLNMMVEEMVCSANLSLGMYPGLTHGAINALTAHGTREQQEAYLPKLISGEWTGTMCLTEPQCGTDLGLIRTRAEPQADGSYALSGTKIWITGGEHDLVENIVHLVLARLPDAPAGVKGISLFLVPKFLADGSRNPAFCGGLEHKMGIKGSATCVMNFEGAKGWLIGEPHKGLRCMFTMMNSARLMVGMQGLGIAENAYQISLGFARERLQSRSLSGPKAQDKPADPILVHPDVRRMLLRQKVMIEGSRALAYFTGLHQDIAHDHPDAEVRQQADDLVQLLTPVVKAFLTDEGFACANEGLQVMGGSGFTEDWGIEQLVRDCRITRIYEGTNGIQALDLVGRKLALGGGRAVRGFFQLVGEWLKANPEAAHVAKVDKALRQLQQATMWLATEGMKDPEQAGAAATPYLRLFALTTLAWLWARMAQVAQAKLDAGSEEKTFYGAKLKSADVYMTRTLTETDGLLAEVMAGKASLMAFNEDEFAA, from the coding sequence ATGCCGGCCTACCGCGCGCCGCTCCGCGACATGCGCTTTGTGTTCGATGAAGTACTCGATGCCTATACGCACCTGCAGGCTTTGCCATCCCAAGGGGAATTCGGCACGGACCTGGGCAGCGCGATCCTCGAAGAGGCGGCGCGCCTGGCTGAGGGGGTGCTGGCCCCGCTGAACAGCTCGGGCGACAAGGAAGGCTGTCATTACGACCCGGCGACCCGCGCGGTGAAGACGCCCGCCGGGTTCCGCGAGGGCTACCGCCAGTTCGCCGAAGGCGGCTGGACGGCGCTGGCCTGCCCCACCGAGTTCGGCGGCCAGGGCCTGCCCCATGTGCTGAACATGATGGTGGAGGAGATGGTGTGTTCGGCGAACCTGTCGCTGGGCATGTACCCGGGCCTGACCCACGGCGCCATCAATGCCCTCACCGCCCACGGCACCCGCGAGCAGCAGGAGGCCTACCTGCCGAAGCTGATCAGCGGTGAGTGGACCGGCACCATGTGCCTGACCGAGCCGCAGTGCGGCACGGACCTGGGGCTGATCCGCACCCGCGCCGAACCCCAGGCGGACGGCAGCTACGCGCTGAGCGGCACGAAGATCTGGATCACCGGCGGCGAGCACGATCTGGTGGAGAACATCGTCCACCTGGTGCTGGCCCGCCTGCCCGATGCGCCGGCCGGGGTGAAGGGGATTTCGCTGTTCCTGGTGCCCAAGTTCCTCGCCGATGGCAGCCGCAACCCGGCGTTCTGCGGCGGGTTGGAGCACAAGATGGGCATCAAGGGCTCGGCCACCTGCGTGATGAATTTCGAGGGCGCCAAGGGCTGGCTGATCGGCGAGCCCCACAAGGGCCTGCGCTGCATGTTCACGATGATGAACTCGGCACGCCTGATGGTGGGCATGCAGGGCCTGGGCATTGCCGAGAACGCTTACCAGATCAGCCTGGGCTTCGCCCGCGAGCGCCTGCAGAGCCGCTCGCTGAGCGGGCCGAAGGCGCAGGACAAGCCGGCGGACCCGATCCTGGTTCACCCGGATGTGCGGCGCATGCTGCTGCGCCAGAAGGTGATGATCGAGGGCAGCCGCGCGCTGGCCTACTTCACCGGCCTGCATCAGGACATCGCCCACGACCACCCGGACGCCGAGGTGCGCCAGCAGGCAGACGACCTGGTGCAACTGCTGACGCCGGTGGTGAAGGCCTTCCTCACCGACGAGGGCTTCGCCTGCGCCAACGAGGGCCTGCAGGTGATGGGCGGCTCGGGCTTCACCGAGGACTGGGGCATCGAGCAACTGGTGCGGGATTGCCGCATCACCCGTATCTACGAAGGCACCAACGGCATCCAGGCGCTGGACCTGGTGGGCCGCAAGCTGGCCCTGGGCGGCGGCCGTGCGGTGCGTGGCTTCTTCCAGTTGGTGGGTGAATGGCTCAAGGCCAACCCCGAGGCGGCACACGTGGCCAAGGTGGACAAGGCGCTGCGCCAGTTGCAGCAGGCGACGATGTGGCTGGCCACCGAAGGCATGAAGGACCCGGAACAGGCCGGCGCGGCGGCCACGCCCTACCTGCGGCTGTTCGCGCTGACCACGCTGGCCTGGCTGTGGGCCCGCATGGCTCAGGTGGCCCAGGCCAAGCTGGACGCCGGCAGCGAGGAGAAGACCTTCTACGGCGCCAAGCTGAAGTCCGCCGACGTCTACATGACCCGAACCCTGACCGAGACCGACGGCCTGCTGGCCGAGGTGATGGCAGGCAAAGCATCCCTGATGGCGTTCAACGAGGACGAGTTCGCCGCATAG
- a CDS encoding amino acid permease has product MSSSEHELQRGLGERHIRLMALGACIGVGLFLGSAKAIQMAGPAIMLSYIIGGLAILVIMRALGEMAVHNPVAGSFSRYAQDYLGPLAGFLTGWNYWFLWLVTCVAEITAVAIYMQIWFPDVDRWIWALLALASMGTINLITVRAFGEFEFWFALIKIVTIIAMVVAGAGMIVFGIGNGGIATGISNLWNHGGFMPNGIQGVLMSLQMVMFAYLGVEMIGLTAGEARNPQKTIPNAINSVFWRILLFYVGALFVIMSIYPWNEIGTQGSPFVMTFERLGIKTAAGIINFVVITAALSSCNGGIFSTGRMLYSLAQHGQAPKPFARTSGNGVPRNALLLSIFALLLGVLLNYLVPEKVFVWVTSIATFGAIWTWAMILLAQMKFRRSLSPAEQGKLQFKMWLFPLSSYLALAFLVLVVVLMAFFEETRIALYIGPAFLVLLTVLYKVLNLKAKVEADSAVGDLAS; this is encoded by the coding sequence ATGTCCAGCAGCGAACATGAACTGCAACGCGGCCTGGGTGAGCGGCACATCCGCCTCATGGCCCTCGGCGCCTGCATCGGCGTCGGCCTGTTCCTTGGCTCCGCCAAGGCCATCCAGATGGCCGGCCCCGCCATCATGCTCTCCTACATCATCGGTGGCCTCGCCATCCTCGTGATCATGCGCGCCCTCGGCGAGATGGCCGTGCACAACCCCGTGGCCGGCTCCTTCAGCCGCTACGCCCAGGATTACCTCGGCCCGCTGGCCGGCTTCCTCACCGGCTGGAACTACTGGTTCCTCTGGCTGGTGACCTGCGTCGCCGAGATCACCGCCGTCGCCATCTACATGCAGATCTGGTTCCCCGACGTGGACCGCTGGATCTGGGCCCTGCTGGCCCTGGCGAGCATGGGCACCATCAACCTGATCACCGTGCGCGCCTTCGGCGAGTTCGAGTTCTGGTTCGCCCTGATCAAGATCGTCACCATCATCGCCATGGTCGTGGCCGGCGCCGGGATGATCGTCTTCGGCATCGGCAATGGCGGCATCGCCACCGGCATCAGCAACCTGTGGAACCATGGCGGCTTCATGCCCAACGGCATCCAGGGCGTGCTCATGTCGCTGCAGATGGTCATGTTCGCCTACCTCGGCGTGGAGATGATCGGCCTCACCGCCGGCGAAGCCCGCAACCCGCAGAAGACCATCCCCAACGCGATCAACTCGGTGTTCTGGCGCATCCTGCTGTTCTATGTCGGCGCGCTGTTCGTGATCATGTCCATCTACCCGTGGAACGAGATCGGCACCCAGGGCAGCCCCTTCGTCATGACCTTCGAGCGCCTGGGCATCAAGACCGCCGCCGGCATCATCAACTTCGTGGTCATCACCGCCGCGCTGAGCTCCTGCAACGGCGGCATCTTCAGCACCGGGCGCATGCTCTACAGCCTCGCCCAGCACGGCCAGGCGCCCAAGCCCTTCGCCCGCACCTCGGGCAATGGCGTACCGCGCAATGCGCTGCTGCTGTCCATCTTCGCCCTGCTGCTCGGCGTGCTGCTGAATTACCTGGTACCGGAGAAGGTGTTCGTCTGGGTCACCTCCATCGCCACCTTCGGCGCCATCTGGACCTGGGCCATGATCCTGCTCGCGCAGATGAAGTTCCGCCGCAGCCTGAGCCCGGCCGAACAGGGCAAGCTGCAGTTCAAGATGTGGCTGTTCCCGCTCAGCTCCTACCTCGCCCTGGCCTTCCTGGTGCTGGTGGTGGTGCTGATGGCCTTCTTCGAGGAAACCCGCATCGCCCTGTACATCGGCCCTGCGTTCCTGGTGCTGCTGACCGTGCTGTACAAGGTGCTCAACCTCAAGGCCAAGGTCGAAGCGGACAGTGCGGTAGGCGATCTAGCTTCCTGA